The following proteins are encoded in a genomic region of Planococcus lenghuensis:
- a CDS encoding amino acid ABC transporter permease, whose amino-acid sequence MENIMNALPYLWEGLQFTLYIFFIAIVIGFALGLLVALLRLAPSKILNWIAKIYVDAIRGTPFIVQLFFIYFGLNMLEFISFGRVSAGILTVAINAGAYYAEIIRAGIQSIDKGQTEAARSLGLNATQNMRYIILPQAFRRMLPAFTNQAIISLKDTSLLSVIGIAELTQQGRIAANATFDYFSIWFVVGVMYFIVIYLLSLLADFAERKFEMR is encoded by the coding sequence ATGGAGAATATTATGAATGCCCTGCCGTATTTATGGGAAGGGCTGCAATTCACGCTTTACATATTTTTCATTGCCATTGTCATCGGATTTGCTCTTGGGCTTCTCGTCGCACTTTTGCGGCTGGCGCCTTCCAAAATTCTGAACTGGATTGCGAAGATTTATGTGGATGCCATCCGCGGCACGCCATTCATCGTCCAGTTATTCTTTATTTACTTCGGACTGAATATGCTGGAGTTTATATCATTCGGCAGAGTATCGGCCGGTATTTTAACTGTCGCAATTAACGCGGGTGCTTATTATGCGGAGATCATTCGAGCGGGAATTCAGTCGATCGACAAGGGGCAGACAGAGGCGGCGAGATCGCTTGGTCTGAATGCCACTCAAAACATGCGGTATATCATTTTGCCGCAGGCATTCCGGCGGATGCTGCCCGCATTTACAAACCAGGCGATCATTTCACTGAAGGATACGTCACTTCTGTCTGTCATCGGAATTGCCGAATTGACACAGCAGGGCCGGATTGCGGCTAATGCAACGTTTGACTATTTCAGTATTTGGTTTGTTGTCGGTGTCATGTACTTTATCGTGATTTACCTGCTGTCACTCCTCGCGGATTTTGCTGAAAGGAAGTTTGAGATGAGATGA
- a CDS encoding LysM peptidoglycan-binding and 3D domain-containing protein, which translates to MKKQLIALTAAAALSVGVASQASAANTVTVEWGNTLWGISQANDVTVSQLKDWNDLSSNLIYPNQKLVVEPTGTEKASQPAAKEQSSASTYTVVSGDTLYRIASKHGISLDNLMSWNGLTSHWIYPGDKLTVSGGTAVKGVSSSAPQKVEAAPAPAPAKESSSDVVRELTVEATAYTAFCTGCSGITYTGIDLRSNPNQKVIAVDPRVIPLGSKVWVEGYGTAIAGDIGGAIKGNRIDVFIPNRSDALAWGRQNVTVKILN; encoded by the coding sequence ATGAAAAAGCAATTGATTGCCTTAACTGCTGCTGCCGCTTTGAGTGTCGGAGTTGCGAGTCAGGCTTCTGCAGCCAACACTGTTACAGTCGAATGGGGAAATACACTTTGGGGAATTTCCCAAGCAAATGATGTAACAGTGAGCCAGCTGAAGGATTGGAACGATCTTTCCTCAAACCTGATCTATCCAAACCAGAAGCTCGTTGTAGAACCTACTGGAACAGAAAAGGCATCACAGCCGGCGGCAAAGGAGCAATCATCTGCTTCCACATACACAGTCGTTTCCGGTGATACATTGTACCGGATTGCATCGAAACATGGAATCTCTCTTGATAATCTGATGAGCTGGAACGGCCTGACAAGCCACTGGATTTATCCGGGTGATAAACTGACAGTATCAGGCGGTACTGCAGTAAAAGGTGTTTCATCATCTGCACCGCAAAAAGTAGAAGCGGCCCCAGCGCCGGCACCAGCTAAAGAGTCTTCATCTGATGTTGTAAGAGAACTTACAGTGGAAGCGACAGCATACACTGCTTTCTGTACTGGATGTTCCGGAATCACATACACAGGAATTGACTTGCGCTCTAATCCGAACCAAAAAGTAATCGCAGTAGATCCTAGAGTCATCCCGCTCGGTTCAAAGGTCTGGGTTGAAGGATACGGCACTGCTATTGCCGGTGATATCGGCGGCGCGATCAAAGGAAACAGAATCGATGTTTTCATTCCTAACCGCAGCGATGCGCTCGCTTGGGGACGCCAGAACGTAACTGTTAAAATTCTTAACTAA
- a CDS encoding amino acid ABC transporter ATP-binding protein — MTMIRVENLKKSFGDLEVLKDINAVIEPQEVVCVIGPSGSGKSTFLRCLNRLESITGGHVYIEGKDITDPKLDINKIRQEVGMVFQQFNLFPHKTVLENVTLAPMKLKKKDKKATEQKAMELLDKVGLSEKAKAYPAELSGGQKQRVAIARALAMDPKIMLFDEPTSALDPEMVGDVLEVMKQLAIEGMTMVVVTHEMGFAREMGDRVIFMDGGYIVEENVPAELFERPQEERTQAFLSKIL, encoded by the coding sequence ATGACAATGATTCGAGTGGAAAACCTCAAAAAGTCGTTTGGTGATTTAGAAGTGCTGAAGGACATTAATGCTGTCATTGAGCCGCAGGAAGTAGTATGTGTCATCGGCCCTTCGGGTTCCGGCAAAAGTACATTCCTTCGCTGTCTGAACCGGCTGGAGAGCATCACGGGCGGACATGTTTACATTGAAGGGAAAGATATCACAGATCCAAAACTGGATATCAATAAAATCCGGCAGGAAGTCGGCATGGTGTTCCAGCAGTTCAATCTGTTTCCCCATAAGACTGTCCTGGAGAATGTAACATTGGCTCCTATGAAGCTGAAGAAAAAGGATAAAAAAGCGACAGAACAAAAAGCGATGGAACTGCTGGATAAAGTTGGTCTTTCGGAGAAAGCAAAAGCATATCCCGCAGAATTGTCGGGCGGGCAGAAGCAGCGGGTCGCTATTGCGCGGGCGCTTGCCATGGACCCGAAAATCATGCTGTTTGATGAACCGACATCAGCGCTTGATCCGGAAATGGTCGGAGATGTGCTTGAAGTCATGAAGCAGCTGGCGATAGAAGGGATGACGATGGTAGTTGTCACCCATGAAATGGGATTTGCCAGGGAAATGGGCGATCGCGTCATTTTCATGGACGGCGGCTATATCGTAGAGGAAAATGTGCCGGCCGAATTATTCGAACGGCCGCAGGAAGAGCGGACGCAGGCGTTTCTGAGTAAAATCCTGTAG
- a CDS encoding NAD(P)/FAD-dependent oxidoreductase, with the protein MVEEQEIFDITIIGGGPTGLFASFYGGMRKMSVKIIDSLPQLGGQLVELYPDKYIYDVGGFPKILAKDLVDNLVSQAQYSKPEVGLEETVSGVERTGDHFTLTTNKGVHYSRSILITGGVGSFQPRKLQVEDAKQFEGTSLHYGVKDLSIFHDKKVVVLGGGDSAVDWAMMLEGVAAHVTLSHRREKFTAHEANVQQMRESKVEMKVPFGVKELIGTDGQVEAIVLIDKEGNEERIEADHVVVNYGNVTSLGPIKEWGLEMEKNSILVNTQMETNIEGIYAAGDICTYEGKVKLIAVGLGEAPIAVNNAKTYLDPKSRVQPLHSTNVFK; encoded by the coding sequence ATGGTGGAAGAGCAGGAAATATTTGATATTACAATTATCGGCGGCGGCCCGACCGGCCTGTTCGCCTCTTTCTATGGCGGGATGCGGAAAATGTCAGTGAAAATTATCGATAGTCTTCCGCAGCTTGGGGGCCAGCTGGTTGAGTTGTATCCGGATAAATATATATATGACGTCGGCGGCTTTCCGAAAATCCTGGCAAAAGATCTCGTAGATAACCTGGTCAGTCAGGCTCAGTACAGTAAACCTGAAGTTGGACTGGAAGAGACCGTATCCGGAGTTGAGCGGACAGGCGATCATTTTACATTGACCACCAACAAAGGCGTCCATTATTCCCGATCCATTTTGATTACAGGAGGAGTAGGTTCTTTTCAACCCCGGAAGCTGCAGGTTGAAGATGCCAAGCAGTTTGAAGGGACTTCACTCCATTACGGGGTAAAGGATTTGAGTATTTTCCATGACAAGAAAGTGGTAGTGCTTGGTGGAGGGGATTCTGCGGTCGACTGGGCAATGATGCTTGAAGGAGTCGCGGCTCACGTAACGCTCAGTCACCGCCGCGAAAAGTTCACTGCACACGAAGCGAATGTTCAGCAGATGCGGGAATCCAAGGTGGAAATGAAAGTGCCATTCGGTGTAAAGGAACTGATCGGAACTGACGGACAAGTGGAAGCAATTGTACTGATCGATAAAGAAGGAAACGAAGAACGGATCGAAGCGGATCATGTTGTTGTAAATTATGGCAACGTTACATCGCTCGGCCCTATCAAAGAATGGGGACTTGAGATGGAGAAAAATTCAATTCTGGTCAATACACAAATGGAAACAAATATTGAAGGCATCTATGCAGCAGGTGATATCTGCACTTATGAAGGGAAAGTAAAGCTGATCGCTGTCGGGCTGGGAGAAGCGCCGATTGCTGTCAATAATGCAAAAACTTACCTTGATCCGAAATCACGTGTTCAGCCGCTCCATAGTACAAACGTCTTCAAGTAA
- a CDS encoding polyamine aminopropyltransferase, producing the protein MAITKEQRKKVNSIYLSSGLVSICGIVYQVLYGAVGSYLFGDGVLFYSITIGLFLMGMGIGAISSERVHNGLTDRFIQIEYAIAVIGGLSTLGAFYTLAHYGTETSQLYMYLVITLTGALTGLELPILIRKAEAIGEESRKSVARVLLTDYGFSLIGAVGFALVLRPWLGLIQTAFFIAIINISIAIWISFRFRDEIKAPAVYQLIGILLALGLMTGFLYGEKWSNGFEERLYADPIVYSADTNYQRIVMTKEPGDIRLYLDGQLQFAESDEHRYHEALVHVPMSLAEQRSNILLLGGGDGIAVRELLKYPEIQTIDVVDLDPEMTRLATEHAELLRINQGSLLHDKVTVHNADAYQFLLQNQNWYDVIIADLPDPNNEALNKLYTDGFYKLIRNHLNPGGFVSIQSTSPLFATKAYWTISKTVEASDMTVENYHVDVPSFGNWGFTLASREDFTMEQISQLELQVETDYLKEEIIPSLFHFGKDEDEDIQDNGQTFVLEANTMNRPILLKLYSDAWQYY; encoded by the coding sequence TTATTCGGCGATGGCGTTCTTTTTTACAGCATTACGATCGGCTTGTTTCTGATGGGCATGGGCATCGGGGCCATTTCGAGTGAACGGGTTCATAATGGATTGACGGACAGATTCATCCAGATTGAATATGCAATCGCCGTTATCGGCGGATTGTCGACATTGGGTGCCTTTTATACACTTGCCCATTACGGAACAGAAACGTCTCAGCTCTATATGTACCTGGTGATCACGCTAACCGGCGCATTAACAGGACTGGAACTGCCGATCCTGATCCGGAAAGCGGAAGCGATCGGTGAAGAATCCCGGAAAAGTGTGGCGCGCGTCCTGCTGACGGATTATGGTTTCAGCCTCATCGGGGCTGTCGGCTTTGCACTTGTGCTGCGGCCGTGGCTCGGACTCATCCAGACCGCTTTTTTCATTGCCATCATCAATATTTCCATCGCCATCTGGATTTCATTTCGCTTCCGGGATGAAATCAAGGCACCGGCTGTCTATCAGCTCATCGGCATTCTGCTGGCACTTGGTTTAATGACAGGTTTTCTCTACGGGGAAAAGTGGTCGAACGGATTCGAGGAACGTCTCTACGCGGATCCGATCGTCTATTCAGCTGACACGAATTATCAGCGCATCGTCATGACAAAAGAGCCCGGTGATATCCGTCTGTACCTGGATGGCCAATTGCAGTTTGCAGAATCGGATGAACACCGCTATCATGAAGCACTCGTGCATGTTCCGATGAGCCTGGCGGAACAGCGGTCGAACATCCTGCTGCTTGGCGGTGGAGACGGGATTGCCGTCCGGGAACTTCTGAAATATCCCGAGATCCAAACGATTGATGTCGTGGACCTCGATCCGGAAATGACCCGGCTGGCGACGGAACATGCGGAACTTCTCCGTATCAATCAAGGATCCTTGCTGCATGATAAAGTAACCGTCCATAACGCAGATGCCTACCAATTTCTATTGCAAAACCAGAACTGGTATGATGTCATCATCGCAGATCTCCCTGACCCGAATAACGAGGCACTGAATAAATTGTATACAGACGGATTTTACAAACTGATCCGCAATCACTTGAATCCTGGCGGTTTTGTTTCCATTCAGTCAACAAGTCCTCTTTTTGCAACAAAAGCGTATTGGACTATTTCCAAAACCGTTGAAGCTTCGGATATGACGGTTGAGAACTACCATGTGGACGTGCCCAGTTTTGGAAACTGGGGGTTCACCCTCGCCTCAAGGGAAGACTTTACAATGGAACAGATTTCACAGCTCGAATTGCAGGTGGAAACCGATTACCTGAAAGAGGAAATCATTCCAAGCTTATTTCATTTCGGAAAAGATGAAGATGAGGACATTCAGGATAACGGCCAGACCTTCGTGCTGGAAGCAAACACAATGAACCGGCCGATTTTGCTTAAACTCTATAGTGATGCCTGGCAGTACTATTGA